DNA from Rosa rugosa chromosome 6, drRosRugo1.1, whole genome shotgun sequence:
attttgtgactttaccgttatttggacttccgttgtagtaagctctgaggagcatttacgttttactttgttgttgacaatttaattcgtaagcttatgtatatatatgactctgaggagcgggtcaatattgacataatgggttcagggcatcaatatgtgggtagtttaaagggaaaaagtttccaggtttttgatattgatgactgaacgatcacgcatgtataattatgggattatatatcgatttttatttatgttaaaaatcaggggcgtgacatattggtatcagagcgtaaggtgcatatttggtgacaatcaatactcctcgagtgatggcccgtctgcagcggatccccatctgatgctcttcggtattgatatagtcattgggtatgcagtGAGCGTTGGAATGTGAGTCTTCCGGGTAGTGTTGGCTCAGTGAACAAAGTTTAGGAGCTTAAGGTAGCTTCTAGGAGTTATAATCTTTTGAGGAATGTGGACCTTTAgatttaactcttgtttacGTAGGGGATAGAGTGTATCTTCTGACGTTGTGTGTGGTTGATTTAGTCATAACGTTGACTTATACTTGTAGTTGGAAGTTGTACAAGTATTAATCACAGGTTGTtatgctccttaggtgatggattcacGAGGTGGCCgagctaggggtcgaggtagaccTAGAGGCAGGGGTGGAGCCCGAGGTAGGGGCAAGATTCCTCCACCTGTTGAGGAGATATTCGAGAATGAGGTCGAGGCATCAAATGTTGAGCTGCCTGTTCCACCTGTTGTGGAGGTTGCGAATGTTGTAGATCCCACTCGTTTGTCgaagttggcaaaggagattTCGAGGCTGGGAGGAGTTCCATTTCAGGGAGGTACggatcacatgttggcagatcaatggatcgagaacatgaaGACCTACTTCGAGATGGTCGTCTACGacgacgttgagaagaggaagattgcCACCTTTATGCTCCAGGGCGATGCACGGGTGTGGTGGAATGGCACACACAGAGTGATGGATGTGTCCACCATGACCTGGAACGGTTTTGTGGAACTGTTCAGGAAGAAGTACTTTTCGCCTTCTGTGAGGGAGAAATTGGAAAGGGAATTTGTCTCGTTAGTCCAAGGGACTAAGAGTGTGAGGGAGTATGAGGCTGAGTTCTCAAGGTTGTATCGCTTTGTGAGACAGATGGATGCTGAGAGCCTAGCTATGAAGTTTCAGTGGGGACTGAATGCTTCGATCCGGCGCGATGTCGCTGTTATGGAATTGAAGACTGTGGAGCTTATTTTCGCTAAGGCTATGGCCATTGAGCAGGAAAATTTGACTTTCCAGGAACATGAATCGGCCGAGAGGGATTTCCAAAGGAAGGGAAAGGCAACTGCGGGGAGCAGTAAGGCATATGGGAATCAAGGTGGATTATGGAAGTGGCAGAGGACAAATCAGCAGGGGCCAGCTAGGGCTGCACCTGCTAGGATTGCTAGGGCTGCACCTGTTGGGCAGGGAGCACCCTTGAGATGCTACAACTGCAAAGAGATTGGCCATACTGCTAAGGCTTGCACAAAACCGAAGAACTTGGTGTGCTTTACTTGTGGCCAAACGGGGCATTTCTCCAGGGATTGTACCCAGCAGCAGGATAGGGGACAAGGGAACCAGCAGAGGCAACTGCCTCAAGGAAATGTGAGGGTGTTTGCTGTTGGTCAGCAGAATACCGGAGTGGAAGGTACACTATCCTTATTTGATTTCCTTGCTAGGGTGTTGTTTGATACGGGAGTGTCCCACTCCTTCATATCTAGTTCTGTGGTTGATATGTTAGGATTGACTCCTAGGCCTCTTGCTAGACCCTTGTGTGTTACTTCTTCACTTGGTGTTTCCCTTGAGTTGTGtatgttttgtgatgcatgCCCAATTGTGATTGGTGGTAGGGAGTTTACCGCGACTTTGATTGTGTTAGCAGATCATACGTATGATGTTATTTTGGGTGTTGATTGGCTGAGGCCAAATCACGCTATGATTGATTGCTTTGAAATGGTAGTGTCATTTCATATGCCTGGACAGCTGGTGTTTCGTTATCGGTGTCTTAGGTCAGATACTGCTTTGAGGGCAGGATTCTTAGCTCATGTGGAATTGGTGAGTTGTGCTGCGATTATGGCAGAGATTGCTGTAGTTTCTGAGTACAGTGATGTGTTTCAGGAGATACCAGGGTTACCTCCAAGGAGGGTAGTGGATTTTGCTATCGATGTGATGCCAGGTATTGCACCTGTATCCATGGCACCAACAGAACTTAAAGAGTTGAAGGATCAAATTGATGGTTTACTTGAACAAGGGTTCATTAGACCTAGTACttctccttggggtgcacctGTGGTATTTGCGAGGAAGAATGATGGTTCACTACGGTTGtgtgtggattatcggcagTTGAACAAGGTGACGATCAAGAATAGGTaccctttacctaggattgatgacttgtttGACTAGCTTAGGGAAGCTACTGTATTCTTgaagattgatttgagatctggatatcaccagttGAGAGTGAAGGATGATGATGTTCCTAAAACAACGTTTAGGACCAGGTATGGACACTTTGAGTTTGTTgttatgccttttggtctaaccaATGCACCTGCTGCCTTTATGGACTTGATGAACCATATGTTCAGTCCATACTTGGATAAGTTCGTGGTGGTGTCTTGATTTATTCCAAGACGTTGGAGGATCATGATAAGCATCTGCGGATTGTGCTacagattttgagagaaaagaAGTTGTTTGCGAAATTTGAGAAGTGCGAATTTTGGCAAAGGGAGGTCAAGTTCCTTGGTCATGTAGTTTCAAAGGATGGAGTCTCCGTGGATCCTTCTAAGGTTGAGGCAGTGATGAACTGGGGCCAACACACTACGGTTACTGAGGTACTTAGTTTTCTGGGCTTGGTAGGTTATTATTGGAGATTCATTGAAGGATTTGCTAGTATTGCTTCGGCTTTGACCAAGTTGACCAGGAAGGATGTCCAGTTTGTGTGGACTGAGGAATGTGAGCGAGCATTCAATGAGTTGAAGGCTAGATTGACCACAGCcccagtgttgactattcccACAAGCGGTGGTGGTTTAGTCATCTATAGTGATGCGtctcatcagggtttggggtgtgtgttgatgcagcatGGCAGTGTTGTCGATTATGGCTCTAGACAGTTGAAGGTGCATGAGCGTAATTATCCCACTCATGATTTGGAGTTGGCTGCAGTTGTTTttgccttgaagatttggaggcatTACTTGTATGGAGAAAAATTCGAACTCTTTTCGGATCATAAGAGTTTGAAGTATCTGTTCTCTCACaaggagttgaacatgagaCAAAGAAGGTGGATGGAGCTCATTAAGGACTATGATTTCACCTTGGAGTATCATCCAGGGAAGGCCAATGTAGTGGCGGATGCTTTGAGTAGAAAGCCCAGAGGTATTGTTGCTTCTGTTATGGTTCAAGAGTGGCTGATGTTGGAGACTGCATCTGAGTTTGACCTTGTACAAGCAGGAGTTGGGAATGGGAGTTTCCTTGGAAGTATCACGGTACAACCTACCCTGATTTCCAGGATCATTCAAGGTCAATCAGAGGATGAGTTCTCACGTGCGAAGTTGGTAGAGTTAGCTGCGGATTCGTCCATTGGCGTTCCATCGGAGTGGTCGGTGGGAACGGATGGTGGTTTGCGGATGAACCATAGGTTGTATGTTCCGGATCGTGTTGACCTCAAGGGAGAGATTCTTCGTGAGGGACATCGATCGCGGTATACTGTGCACCTTGGGAGCACTAAGATGTATCGGGATTTGTGAAGGCAATTCTGGTGGAATAGAATGAAAAGGGATGTTGCAGAGTATGTTTCCAAGTGTCTTACTTTCCAACGTGTGAAGGCTGAGCATCAGAGACCTGCAGGTATGTTGAAGCCATTACCTATTCCCGTGTGGAAATGGGAGCAGATCTCAATGGATTTTGTTACTGGACTGCCTAGGTCTAAACGGAATCACGATGCAGTGTGGGTGATCGTGGATCGTTTGACGAAGTCGGCGCACTTTCTTTCGGTGTCAATGACATATTCGCTTGACACATTGTGCGAGCTTTACATCGAGGCGATCGTGAGACTTCTCGGAGTGCCCGTATAGATTGTTTCTGACAGTGATGCTCGGTTTACTTCAAAATTTTGGAGCGGTTTCCAAAAGGCCATGGGAACTGATTTAGATATGAGTACGGCATTTCACCCGCAGACTGACGGGTAGACTGAGCTAGTGAATCAGGTGTTGGAGGATATGTTGAGAGCTTGTGTGTTGGACTTCAAGGGAAGATGGGAGGATCATCTGCCGTTGATTGAGTTCTcctacaacaacagttatcactCCAGTATTGGCATGGCACCATATGAGGCCCTgtatggtaggccatgtagatCTCCGATCTGCTAGGCAGAAGCGGGAGATAAGGTGTTATTGGGTCCTGAGATTGTGCAGGAGACCACTGACAAGATTTCAGTTATCAGGGACAGGATTCGAACAGCACAgagtagacagaagagttatgcaTATTTGAAAAGGAGACAGGTTGAGTTTAATGAGGGTGATCATGTgttcttgaaggtctcacccatgaagggtgtggtgagatttggcaagaagggGAAGTTATCGCCGAGGTTTGTCGGACCTTTCGAAATT
Protein-coding regions in this window:
- the LOC133716364 gene encoding uncharacterized protein LOC133716364, yielding MDSRGGRARGRGRPRGRGGARGRGKIPPPVEEIFENEVEASNVELPVPPVVEVANVVDPTRLSKLAKEISRLGGVPFQGGTDHMLADQWIENMKTYFEMVVYDDVEKRKIATFMLQGDARVWWNGTHRVMDVSTMTWNGFVELFRKKYFSPSVREKLEREFVSLVQGTKSVREYEAEFSRLYRFVRQMDAESLAMKFQWGLNASIRRDVAVMELKTVELIFAKAMAIEQENLTFQEHESAERDFQRKGKATAGSSKAYGNQGGLWKWQRTNQQGPARAAPARIARAAPVGQGAPLRCYNCKEIGHTAKACTKPKNLVCFTCGQTGHFSRDCTQQQDRGQGNQQRQLPQGNVRVFAVGQQNTGVEGTLSLFDFLARVLFDTGVSHSFISSSVVDMLGLTPRPLARPLCVTSSLGVSLELCMFCDACPIVIGGREFTATLIVLADHTYDVILGVDWLRPNHAMIDCFEMVVSFHMPGQLVFRYRCLRSDTALRAGFLAHVELVSCAAIMAEIAVVSEYSDVFQEIPGLPPRRVVDFAIDVMPGIAPVSMAPTELKELKDQIDGLLEQGFIRPSTSPWGAPVVFARKNDGSLRLCVDYRQLNKLRVKDDDVPKTTFRTRYGHFEFVVMPFGLTNAPAAFMDLMNHMFSPYLDKFVVILREKKLFAKFEKCEFWQREVKFLGHVVSKDGVSVDPSKVEAVMNWGQHTTVTEVLSFLGLVGYYWRFIEGFASIASALTKLTRKDVQFVWTEECERAFNELKARLTTAPVLTIPTSGGGLVIYSDASHQGLGCVLMQHGSVVDYGSRQLKVHERNYPTHDLELAAVVFALKIWRHYLYGEKFELFSDHKSLKYLFSHKELNMRQRRWMELIKDYDFTLEYHPGKANVVADALSRKPRGIVASVMVQEWLMLETASEFDLVQAGVGNGSFLGSITVQPTLISRIIQGQSEDEFSRAKLVELAADSSIGVPSEWSVGTDGGLRMNHRLYVPDRVDLKGEILREGHRSRYTVHLGSTKMYRDL